From the Jeongeupia sp. HS-3 genome, the window CGCATCGCGGCGAGGAAGTCGATCCGGAAGTCATTGACGGCCCGCAATCGGTGGTCTGGGACGAAGCCGAAAACCGCATGCACACCCAAAAGGCAGTGATGGAATACCTGCTGCTGGGCAAGATCGAGGATTGATCTGACCGTGTCCATTCTTGGCATCACCGACGTCGTGACTTACCTGATCGGCACCCTGATCATCATCCTGATGCCAGGGCCGAACTCGCTGTTCGCCTTGTCGGTGGCCGCCAAACGTGGCCCGCGCGCCGGTTTTGCCGCCGCAGCCGGCATCGTCACCGGCGATTTCGTGCTGATGCTGGCTGCGGCGCTCGGCGTTGCTTCGCTGATGCACGCGTATCCGCTGGCGTTCGATGTAGTTCGCTATGCGGGTGCCGTTTACCTTGGCTGGCTGGGGCTCAAGCTGCTACTGAGTCGCCGCTCCCCAGCCAATGAACGCGATCTGGATGTGCCCGCGCGGCATATTTACAAGCAAGCGCTGTCGATCTCGCTCGTCAACGTCAAGGCCATCCTGTTTTTCATGGCGTTTTTCCCGCAATTCGTCGACCCCGCCTATCCACATGTCGCGGTGACGTTTGCCGCGCTGGGTCTGATCGTTCAGCTCACCAGCATCAGCTATCTGACGCTGCTGATCCTTGCCGGCTCGCGCATTGCCCTGAAGCTGGCACGACGACGATGGGTTGCACCCTTGCTGGGCAGGTTTACCGGCCTGTTGTTCGTCAGCTTCGGCGCCAGACTCGCCTTGGGGCGTTAAACCAAACCATTACCGTGACCGACTGCCTACAGCGCAGTCGGTTCATTGCTACACCTACCTGTTACTAGATCGGGGAATTCCATGTCTGATGTTAAGAAAGTTGTGCTCGCCTATTCGGGCGGCCTTGATACGTCCGTGATCCTGAAGTGGCTTCAGGACACTTACCAGTGCGAAGTCGTGACCTTCACCGCCGACCTGGGCCAAGGCGAAGAACTCGCCCCGGCACGTGAAAAAGCCATCAAGTTCGGCATCAAGCCGGAAAACATCTACATCGACGACGTCCGTGAAGAATTCGTTCGCGATTTCGTGTTTCCGATGTTCCGCGCCAATGCGCTGTACGAAGGTGAATACCTGCTTGGCACCTCGATCGCCCGCCCGCTGATCGCCAAGCGCCTGATCGAAATCGCCCGCGAAACCAAGGCCGACGCCATCAGCCACGGCGCCACCGGCAAGGGCAACGACCAGGTCCGTTTCGAGCTCGGCGCCTACGCGCTGATGCCGGAAGTCAAAGTAATTGCGCCGTGGCGCGAATGGGATCTGTTGTCGCGTGAAAAGCTGATGGCCTACGCCGAAGCCAACGGCATCGAAGTCGACATGAAGCACAAGAACGGCGGCGCGCCGTATTCGATGGACGCCAACTTGCTACATATCAGCTTTGAAGGCCGCCATCTTGAAGACCCGAAGTCCGAAGCCGAAGAATCGATGTGGCGCTGGACCGTGTCGCCGGAAGCCGCACCGGACGCCGCCGAATTTGTCGATCTCGAGTTCGAGAACGGCGATGTGGTCGCCATCAACGGCACCCGCCTGAAGGCGCACGAAGTGCTCGCCAAGCTGAACGAACTCGGCGGCAAGCACGGCATCGGCCGGCTCGATCTGGTCGAAAACCGTTACGTCGGCATGAAGAGCCGCGGCTGCTACGAAACCCCGGGCGGCACCATCCTGATGAAGGCGCACCGCGGCATCGAGTCGATCACCCTCGACCGTGAAGTGGCCCACCTGAAGGATGACCTGATGCCGCGTTACGCCAGCCTGGTATACAACGGCTACTGGTGGAGCCCGGAGCGCGAGGCACTGCAAGTGCTGATCGACCACACCCAGAAGAACGTCAACGGCTGGGTTCGCGTCAAGCTGTACAAGGGCAGTGTCTCGGTGGTCGCGCGCGACTCCAAGGACACGCTGTTCGATCAGACCATCGCGACGTTCGACGACGACGGCGGCGCCTACAATCAGGCCGATGCTGGCGGCTTCATCAAGTTGAATGCACTGCGCCTGCGCATCGCCGGCAAGAAAGGCCGCTAAGCGCCATCAAGACCGCTCTCGCCGACTCATCCCGATGACAAGGCCAGAGCGGTCATGACGCAGAAACACGCCTCACCCCCAATAGATAACGGTCAGACTGCAATGCTTGAAGCTTTTTTGAATATGGATGAAGAGGTTTTCACCACACTCTCGGTATCCATCCTGTGTACCGGCTTGATCATCTATATGTGCTTCATCATCTACAGATTGGCCAAGGATTCGAAGGCCGGTAAATATGGCACCATCGTGCTGGCTTTCGTACTCGGACTCGGCATGTTCGGCTTTATCGCCAAAACGGTGCTGACCGAAATCCTGCAAAAATAATCTTCCATTTCCGAGAAAGGAGCTGTTCATGTCCCAGTTCGATAACGTTGCAGTCATCAAGAAAGCCAACGTCTACTTTGATGGCAAATGTGTTTCCCACACCATCATTCTGGCTGACGGCAGCAAGAAAACCGTCGGCGTCATCCTGCCGGGCACCTATACCTTCAATACCGGCGCACCGGAACTGATGGAAGTCGAAGATGGCCATTGCGTGGTCAAGATTGCAGGCAGCGCGCATCCGGTTGAAGTGATCGGCGGCCAGGCCTTCAACGTGCCGGGCAATTCGAGCTTCGACATCGAAGTCACCGAGACGCTGCATTACGTCTGCCATTTCGACTAAGCAGTACGCCGTATTTTGGGCAGCGCTTGCTGCCCAGCATTACCTGTTTCCATAGTATTGCCAGAGAATTGCCATGCCCTCATTTGATATCACCTCCGAAGTCGATATGGTCTCGATGAAAAACGCGATCGATGTCGCCGAGCGCAGCATCGTCAACCGCTACGACTTCAAGGGCACCAGCGCCAAGGTCGAACTGAACGAGAAAGAGGAAACCATCACCTTGCACGGTGATTCGGATTTCCAGCTTGATCAGATCAAGGAATTGCTGTTCCCGGCGCTGGAAAAGAAAGAGCCCGACAGCAGCAAACGCCTCGAAATCGGCGACGTACAAAAAATCTCCGGCAACAAGGTCAAGCAAGTGCTGAAGATCAAGGCCGGTATCGATCAGGATCTGGCCAGGAAAATCATCAAGCTGATCAAGGATGCCAAGATCAAGGTGCAAACCGCCATTCAGGGTGACGCCGTGCGCGTGACCGGTACCAAGCGGGATACGCTGCAAGAGGTGATCGCTCTGGTTCGCAAGTCGGTGACCGACTTTCCGTTGCAGTACCAGAACTTCCGCGACTGATCACCCCGCCCATGCGCAAAATCGCCCTGCGCTGGTCCAGCCGCCAGTCCTTGCTGAGCGGTGCCGTGACCGTGCTGTTTGCGCTTGGGCTGCTGCTTATCCTCAGCCTGCAGGTCAACAGCTCGTATCGCGCCGAGGTTCAGCGCGCCCGCGATGAGGCGCAAAACCTCGCGGGTGTGCTGGAGGGGCAACTGGCATCGGCGCTGCGTGAAGTCGACCTAGTTACCAACGGCTTGATTCGGCAATTGTCGCCGGCCGATCTGGCTCAATCCGATCTGGGCGAGACCCGCAACAAGGAGCTGCAGAGCTTGTTGCTCGACCAGTTGGCACAAATCCGCCAGCTCGACAATCTCGCCCTGTTCAGCACCGATGTGGTGATCACGCATCGCGCGCTGGACGTGCCGGGCAGCAATATTCCGCTCAAAGCCGAGGATCTGGAGCGCCAGCGCAACAATCCGTTTATCGAACGCGATTACACCCGGCTCAATCGCAACGGCAACACCCAGAAACCGGGCTTGATCATCGTCCATCGCGTTGAAACACAGCCCGGCCGGCTCGACGGCTGGGTTGCCGCGTCGATCACGACGCAGTATTTTGATCGCGTGCTCGGAACCTTGTCGCTGGGCCATCAAGGCCTCACGATGCTGGTCGACGAGCGTCTTGGCATCATCGCCAGCTATCCGGAAGCGCCACCGGGCTTCGAGCCCGATGCCGCAACCCTGCGCGGACTGCGCGATGGCTCGCAACACGGCGTACAAGTACGCCAGACACGCATCGATGGCATCACCCGGCAGACCGCGTATCAGCAAATCGGCGATACGCCGTTTTTCATCGCGGTCAGCCTGTCGTCCAACGATTATCTGAGCCGCTGGTATGCCGAAATCCGCTACTACCTGATCGGCGGTGCGCTACTGCTGGCAATGGCCTTGTTGATGGCGTACTTTTTCTGGCAATCACGCCAGTTGTCCGAACATCTGCGCCACAAGGAAAAACGCCTGGACGCGAGCGAATCACGCTTCAGGCAAATGATTGAAACCACGCCGGTCGCGCTGGTTCTGAGCCGACCCAGCGACCATTTCATCACCTATATCAATCAGCAAGCGGCGCAGATGTTCGATCTGCCGCAAGCCACCGCGCTGTCGATGCGCGTCTTCCAGCTTTATCAGGATCGGCTGGATTTCCTCAACCAGCTTGAAGACGTGCACTCGGGTCAGCCGGTGCGCACGCTGGAAGTCCGGCTCCGGCGCAGCAATGGCGAGACCTTCTGGGGCCATTTGTCGATGTCGCAAGCATCAGGCAGCAGCGGTGCAACCTTGCTGATCGGCATCAGCGACATTACCCAACAAAAGCGCCTTGAAGTCGAACTGCAACATCGGGCGACCACCGACGGCCTGTCGGGCCTGGCCAACCGCAATCACTTCATGGAAATGTCCAACCATGAATTGGTACGGGCACAGCGTTATGGCCGACCGTTGACGCTGATGATGATCGACATTGACCATTTCAAGCTCATCAACGATGAGTACGGTCATGATGCCGGCGATGCGGCAATCCGCGCCATTGCCCTGCTCTGCCGCAACACGCTACGCGACGCAGATCTGATCGGCCGCATGGGCGGCGAAGAATTCGCCGCGCTGCTTCCGGAAACGCCGATGCCGATGGCCACCCTCGTCGCCGAGCGGCTGCGGGCCCGAATCGAGGCGTACCAGCTGCTGACACCGGATGGCGAATGCATCCGCTTCACCGCCAGCATCGGTATCACCACACTGGCATCGGGTGACAGCATCGTCGATCCGCTGCTCAAACGCGCCGATCTGGCGTTGTACGATGCCAAGCACGGTGGTCGTAATCGGGTTTGCCAACAGGAAGCCGACACGACGGTAACTTGATCACCGTCAAGGCATGCAAGACACCCGTTCGGCATATTGGGGCATCACGACAGGGAGCCCCATCATGGAAAATACCCCGCTGCAAACACTGTTTACGACGGATATCGGCTTGCTGAGCTTGTTCACCATCACCTTCATTTGCGGTATGGCCGGCTACCTGTTCTGGTTCATCCGTCGCAATGTGCTGAATGCCGTCGTGCCGGCGGAATCGTCACAGGAAGATTGAAGCATCCTATCGGGACCTGGCGCCGACAGGGCGTACAAACTGCATCCGGACTTCACCGGCAGAATTGCAGAAACAACAATGGCGGGCTGATAGCCCGCCATTGTTGTTTCTGCTCGCTCGATCTACCCGATCAATCCCTTGGCAATTCGATCAGATAGAAGCGCTCATGGTTTTCACCGGCGCGTTGCCCTTCCCAGCTCACCAGCGAGCCCACCGGCGGCGTCCCTTGGCGCAACACTAGCGGGCAGTCTTGCGCTAGCGGGCCGCTGGCCAGGCGAATACCCGCGAAATAATCCAGCGATGCAATCATCGACGTCGAGACCTCACCGGCAACGCAACCCGGCACCTGCTGTGCCAGCTCGTTTCGCAGCGACAGCACTACCTCACGGTAGCTCTTCGCCGCATCAAGCCACGGCTGCCACAAGCCGATCAATACCCCCCAGACCAGGGTAACGCCGCAAGCCCAGTTAGTGACCGCCTGACGGCCTAGCGGGCGCTTGCGCGACAGCACCCAGCACCATAGTGCCGTGAGTACCAAGCCAAACAGCAAGCCGCCCCAATGCAACGACAGCTGGTAGGCCGGGCTTGCCGCCTGCAAGGCCACAGTCCAGCTGATCGGTACGCCACCGTGCAATACCAGCCAGCCCAGCCACAACAGGCAGGCGCCGATACCCAGGGTCATCACGCCAAACCAGTTCAGCGCGGCAGCAGCACCGCGACGCAATGTATCAATGCCGGCACCGGCCAGCAGGGCCAGCGAGGGCAATAGCACCAGCAAATCGGATTCGCGGGTATCCCCGGCCAGCATCAGCCAAAGCAGCGCCAGAACGGCCATCAGCAACGGCAACAGCAACTTGGGCTGGGATCCAAGGTCGGTGCGGTTGACCCAAATACCCCAAGCCGCCAGCGGCAGCGCCGGCCAGGCAAACCATGGCAGCACCGCAAGCGTGTAGCCCGTACCGCTGAACCACGCAAGGTGGCCAAACCCGTCGTAAGGCCCCAGTGCGAACAAGCGGTACCAGTGCTGGAACGCCGCCGGATCATAACGGGACAAATCGATCAGCCAGATCGCCCCGATCGGCAGCGAAATCACTAGCGCGGTCACCAACGTCACCAGGTAGGCCGCGCGCCGCCACGGCCCCACGCTACCGATTGCCAAGGCGATCAGCACAGCCAGACCAAACTGGCCCAGATTGGTCCCGGCGATCAACACCAGCCACACCAGCCCCAACAGCAGGCCGGCGAAAAATGGCTGGCGCCGGGCATAAGCCAACGCATAGGCCAGCCAGGAAAACGCGGTCAGGGTCAGCACTGGTGGGGCCAGATGATGACCCCAGACAACCAGCCCGATCGAGCCGATCAGCACCATCACGCACACGCGCCCTTGCCGTCGGCCGAACAACTCGCGCCCGGCCAAACCGACGCCCCACATCGCCAGCGCCATCCACACGCCGGTGATGAGCCGGGCGGCGTCGTGAATCGACACCCCCAGCTTGCCAAGTGGCCACGCCAACAAGGCACCGCTCCAGTAGTACAGCGGGCCGGCGATCAGATAAGGCTGTTCGCCGAAGAAAGGCAGCGACCAATGTTGACCGGCGAGGAAACGACCGATAACCGCAGCGGTTTCCAGCTCGCTCGGCTTCCATGGATCATGCCCGATCAGGCCAGGGAAAACCCAGAAGACGCACAGCAGCAGCAATAGCCACGGCTTGTCGGATGGCGGCTGCGGTGTTTCCCGCTCGGAAGGAGGTAGATAGGTCAGCATGCGGGCGCGGATCGGAAGAAAAAAGAAAAGGATAGGCGCAGAAGACAAAAAAGGCAGCCATAAAGCTGCCTTTTCAGTTTGAGCGGAATGCCGCTTACTTGCTGTACATCGCGTACTTGTTGCGGAACTTCTCGATACGGCCGGCGGTATCGACGATCTTTTGCTTGCCGGTGTAGAACGGATGCGATTCCGACGAGATGTCCAGACGCACGACCGGGTATTCCTGGCCGTCGGTCCATTTCATGGTTTCCTTACCCTTGGCGGTCATCGTCGAACGGGTCAGGAATTTGAAGTCAACGCTTGCGTCGAAGAAGATGACTTCTTTGTATTCTGGGTGCAGATCGGCTTTCATTGTTTTTCCTAAAGTTTGCGCGCCGGGATTGTGCCGACGCAAGACGCAATATTATTCCAGATCATGCCGCCTGCGGCAAGCCGGCACTTAACGGCGCATCGAATCGAAGAAGTCGTTGTTGGTCTTCGTCGCCTTGAGCTTGTCGAGCAGGAACTCCATCGCCTCAAGATCGTCCATCGGGTACAACAATTTGCGCAGTACCCAGATCTTTTGCAGCTGCTCTTGCGGGATCAGCAACTCTTCGCGACGGGTACCGGAACGGTTGATGTTGATGGCCGGGAACTGGCGTTTCTCGGCCATGCGGCGATCAAGGTGCAACTCGTTGTTGCCGGTGCCCTTGAATTCTTCGTAAATCACTTCGTCCATGCGCGAACCGGTATCGATCAGCGCGGTGGCGATGATGGTCAGGCTACCGCCCTCTTCGATATTGCGTGCGGCACCGAAGAAACGCTTTGGTCGTTGCAGCGCATTGGCATCGACACCACCGGTCAGCACCTTGCCCGACGACGGCACCACGGTGTTGTAGGCCCGCGCCAGACGCGTGATCGAATCAAGCAAAATCACCACATCTTTCTTGTGCTCAACCAGACGCTTGGCCTTTTCGATGACCATTTCGGCCACCTGCACATGGCGGGTCGCCGGCTCATCAAAAGTAGAACTGATGACTTCACCGCGCACCGAACGCGTCATTTCGGTCACTTCTTCCGGCCGCTCGTCGATCAGCAGCACGATCAAGACCACATCAGGATGATTGGCGGCAATCGCATGCGCAATATTCTGCAGCATCACGGTCTTACCGGTCTTCGGCGGCGCAACCAGCAGCGCACGCTGGCCCTTGCCGATCGGCGCAACCAGATCGATCACCCGGCCGGTAATGTTTTCCTCGGCCTTGATTGCCCGTTCCAGATTCAGACGTTTGTTCGGGAACAGCGGCGTCAGGTTTTCGAAGAGGATCTTGTTCTTCGAGATTTCCGGCGGCTGATCGTTGATCTTGTCGACCTTCACCAGCGCCACATAGCGCTCGCCCTCTTTCGGCGTACGGATTTCGCCCTCGACGCTATCACCGGTATGCAGATTGAAGCGGCGAATCTGGCTCGGACTGACATAGATGTCATCGGGCCCGGCGAGGTAACTGGTGTCGGGACTGCGCAAAAAGCCAAAGCCATCCGGCAGGACTTCAAGCGTACCATCGCCAAAAATAGTCTCGCCCTTCTTGGCCTGGTTTTTAAGCAAGGCGAAGATCAGGTCTTGCTTGCGCAAGCGGTTGGCACCGTCGATCTCGAACTTGGCGGCCATTTCGACCAGTTCGGTGACGTGCAAGGGCTTCAGGTCGGACAAATGCATAGGGGGCGGCCGATGTAATAAGGGCGGTGGGTTGCTGCGACAGGCAGGTGCGGGAAACGACTGCGCGGGAGAACCCCGACGCATAAGAATTAGTTGTAAGCGTATACGCCTACAAAACAAAATGTCAAGGCGGGTGACCAGGAAGATCGCCCGCCTTGAATACCGCCGATGGTAATCGGCCGGTGGATATTACAGATTGCTGTCGAGGAAAGCGGTCAGTTGCGACTTGGACAGCGCGCCAACCTTGGTCGCCTTCGCTTCGCCGTCGACAAACAGCATCAGCGTCGGGATGCCACGAATGCCGAACTTCGGCGGCGTAGCCTGGTTTTCGTCGATGTTGAGCTTGGCGATCTTGAGCTTGCCCGCGTACTCACCGGCCACTTCGTCCAGGATCGGCGCAATCATCTTGCAAGGGCCGCACCATTCAGCCCAGTAATCCACGAGAACCGGGATCTGCGCTTGCAGCACTTCGGCATCGAAGCTGGCGTCGGTCACTTGCACGATATGTTCGCTCATCAAAAAATCTCCGCGTATGGGGTAGTCAGTCGAAATGCCGGGCCGGTTTACGGCAAGGCCTTGTTCAAATCAATGGGGGCATTTTATCGTCATTCAACCGCGAACCGGGAAAAACGATTCAATCGTTACGATAGTCGTAGTCATGCTGCTTACAAGGCCGCGCCGACCGCATCAGCGAGGCGATCGACCGCCGTCACGGTCATGCCTTCGATCGGTGATCGCGGCCGATTGGCCTTGGGCACGATGGCATGGGTGAATCCGAGCTTGGCCGCCTCACGCAGGCGCTCCTGGCCGCGCTGCACTGGCCGGACTTCGCCGGCCAGACCCACTTCGCCGAATACCACCAGCTTGTGTGGCAAGGGCCGGTCTTTCAGGCTGGAGACAATGGCCAGCAGCATCGCCAGATCGGCCGCCGGTTCGCTGATGCGCACGCCGCCGACCGCATTGATGAAGACATCCTGATCGAAGGCGGCAATCCCAGCGTGGCGATGCAGCACCGCCAGCAGCAGCGCCAGCCGGTTCTGCTCGACCCCGACCGCTAGACGTCGGGGTTGCGGTGAGTGCGCGTCGTCGACCAGCGCCTGCACCTCGACCAGCATCGGCCGCGAGCCCTCCTGCGTCACCAGCACGCACGAACCGGACACCGGCTCCTTGTGCTGGCTTAAAAACAGCGCCGACGGATTGGTGACCTCCTTGAGGCCTTTGTCGGTCATGGCGAACACACCCAGCTCGTTGACGGCGCCGAAGCGGTTCTTGATCGCGCGGATCAGCCGGAAGCTCGAGTGGGTATCGCCTTCGAAATACAGCACCGCGTCGACGATATGCTCGAGCACGCGCGGTCCGGCCAGTGCGCCTTCCTTGGTGACGTGGCCGACCAGCAGGATCGTCGTGCCGTGGCGTTTGGCAAAGCGGGTCAGTTGCGCCGCGCATTCGCGCACCTGAGCAACGCTGCCCGGCGCGCTGGTCAATTGCTCGGTATACATGGTCTGGATCGAATCGATGACCACAACCTGCGGCTTCTCGCGATCGAGCATGGTCAGGATCCGTTCGAGCCCGATTTCGGCGAACAGCGCCACCGGTGCATCGGCCAGATCAAGGCGCTTGGCGCGCAAGGCAATCTGCTGCGCCGATTCCTCGCCCGACACATAAAGCACCCTGTGCTGTTGCGCCATCCGCGCCAATGCCTGCAAGAGTAACGTCGACTTGCCGATGCCCGGATCGCCACCGATCAGCACCACGCCGCCGGGCACGAGGCCGCCGCCGAGCACGCGATCGAGTTCGGCAATACCGGTGGCGGTACGCGGCATTTCTTCGGCGTCCACATCGGCCAGCTGGCGCACCCGACCATCGGCAGCCAGTGCGGCAAAGCGGTTGCCGCTGGCGCTGGGCTTGGCCTCGGCAATCGTTTCGACCAAGGTGTTCCACTCGCCACAGCCGGGGCACTGGC encodes:
- a CDS encoding type B 50S ribosomal protein L31: MKADLHPEYKEVIFFDASVDFKFLTRSTMTAKGKETMKWTDGQEYPVVRLDISSESHPFYTGKQKIVDTAGRIEKFRNKYAMYSK
- a CDS encoding DUF3149 domain-containing protein is translated as MENTPLQTLFTTDIGLLSLFTITFICGMAGYLFWFIRRNVLNAVVPAESSQED
- a CDS encoding YajQ family cyclic di-GMP-binding protein yields the protein MPSFDITSEVDMVSMKNAIDVAERSIVNRYDFKGTSAKVELNEKEETITLHGDSDFQLDQIKELLFPALEKKEPDSSKRLEIGDVQKISGNKVKQVLKIKAGIDQDLARKIIKLIKDAKIKVQTAIQGDAVRVTGTKRDTLQEVIALVRKSVTDFPLQYQNFRD
- a CDS encoding DUF2788 domain-containing protein; this translates as MDEEVFTTLSVSILCTGLIIYMCFIIYRLAKDSKAGKYGTIVLAFVLGLGMFGFIAKTVLTEILQK
- a CDS encoding diguanylate cyclase; this encodes MRKIALRWSSRQSLLSGAVTVLFALGLLLILSLQVNSSYRAEVQRARDEAQNLAGVLEGQLASALREVDLVTNGLIRQLSPADLAQSDLGETRNKELQSLLLDQLAQIRQLDNLALFSTDVVITHRALDVPGSNIPLKAEDLERQRNNPFIERDYTRLNRNGNTQKPGLIIVHRVETQPGRLDGWVAASITTQYFDRVLGTLSLGHQGLTMLVDERLGIIASYPEAPPGFEPDAATLRGLRDGSQHGVQVRQTRIDGITRQTAYQQIGDTPFFIAVSLSSNDYLSRWYAEIRYYLIGGALLLAMALLMAYFFWQSRQLSEHLRHKEKRLDASESRFRQMIETTPVALVLSRPSDHFITYINQQAAQMFDLPQATALSMRVFQLYQDRLDFLNQLEDVHSGQPVRTLEVRLRRSNGETFWGHLSMSQASGSSGATLLIGISDITQQKRLEVELQHRATTDGLSGLANRNHFMEMSNHELVRAQRYGRPLTLMMIDIDHFKLINDEYGHDAGDAAIRAIALLCRNTLRDADLIGRMGGEEFAALLPETPMPMATLVAERLRARIEAYQLLTPDGECIRFTASIGITTLASGDSIVDPLLKRADLALYDAKHGGRNRVCQQEADTTVT
- a CDS encoding glycosyltransferase family 39 protein, giving the protein MLTYLPPSERETPQPPSDKPWLLLLLCVFWVFPGLIGHDPWKPSELETAAVIGRFLAGQHWSLPFFGEQPYLIAGPLYYWSGALLAWPLGKLGVSIHDAARLITGVWMALAMWGVGLAGRELFGRRQGRVCVMVLIGSIGLVVWGHHLAPPVLTLTAFSWLAYALAYARRQPFFAGLLLGLVWLVLIAGTNLGQFGLAVLIALAIGSVGPWRRAAYLVTLVTALVISLPIGAIWLIDLSRYDPAAFQHWYRLFALGPYDGFGHLAWFSGTGYTLAVLPWFAWPALPLAAWGIWVNRTDLGSQPKLLLPLLMAVLALLWLMLAGDTRESDLLVLLPSLALLAGAGIDTLRRGAAAALNWFGVMTLGIGACLLWLGWLVLHGGVPISWTVALQAASPAYQLSLHWGGLLFGLVLTALWCWVLSRKRPLGRQAVTNWACGVTLVWGVLIGLWQPWLDAAKSYREVVLSLRNELAQQVPGCVAGEVSTSMIASLDYFAGIRLASGPLAQDCPLVLRQGTPPVGSLVSWEGQRAGENHERFYLIELPRD
- the trxA gene encoding thioredoxin TrxA codes for the protein MSEHIVQVTDASFDAEVLQAQIPVLVDYWAEWCGPCKMIAPILDEVAGEYAGKLKIAKLNIDENQATPPKFGIRGIPTLMLFVDGEAKATKVGALSKSQLTAFLDSNL
- the radA gene encoding DNA repair protein RadA, producing MAKDKSVFSCNACGALSPKWQGQCPGCGEWNTLVETIAEAKPSASGNRFAALAADGRVRQLADVDAEEMPRTATGIAELDRVLGGGLVPGGVVLIGGDPGIGKSTLLLQALARMAQQHRVLYVSGEESAQQIALRAKRLDLADAPVALFAEIGLERILTMLDREKPQVVVIDSIQTMYTEQLTSAPGSVAQVRECAAQLTRFAKRHGTTILLVGHVTKEGALAGPRVLEHIVDAVLYFEGDTHSSFRLIRAIKNRFGAVNELGVFAMTDKGLKEVTNPSALFLSQHKEPVSGSCVLVTQEGSRPMLVEVQALVDDAHSPQPRRLAVGVEQNRLALLLAVLHRHAGIAAFDQDVFINAVGGVRISEPAADLAMLLAIVSSLKDRPLPHKLVVFGEVGLAGEVRPVQRGQERLREAAKLGFTHAIVPKANRPRSPIEGMTVTAVDRLADAVGAAL
- the rho gene encoding transcription termination factor Rho; this encodes MHLSDLKPLHVTELVEMAAKFEIDGANRLRKQDLIFALLKNQAKKGETIFGDGTLEVLPDGFGFLRSPDTSYLAGPDDIYVSPSQIRRFNLHTGDSVEGEIRTPKEGERYVALVKVDKINDQPPEISKNKILFENLTPLFPNKRLNLERAIKAEENITGRVIDLVAPIGKGQRALLVAPPKTGKTVMLQNIAHAIAANHPDVVLIVLLIDERPEEVTEMTRSVRGEVISSTFDEPATRHVQVAEMVIEKAKRLVEHKKDVVILLDSITRLARAYNTVVPSSGKVLTGGVDANALQRPKRFFGAARNIEEGGSLTIIATALIDTGSRMDEVIYEEFKGTGNNELHLDRRMAEKRQFPAININRSGTRREELLIPQEQLQKIWVLRKLLYPMDDLEAMEFLLDKLKATKTNNDFFDSMRR
- the leuE gene encoding leucine efflux protein LeuE; the protein is MSILGITDVVTYLIGTLIIILMPGPNSLFALSVAAKRGPRAGFAAAAGIVTGDFVLMLAAALGVASLMHAYPLAFDVVRYAGAVYLGWLGLKLLLSRRSPANERDLDVPARHIYKQALSISLVNVKAILFFMAFFPQFVDPAYPHVAVTFAALGLIVQLTSISYLTLLILAGSRIALKLARRRWVAPLLGRFTGLLFVSFGARLALGR
- a CDS encoding pyrimidine/purine nucleoside phosphorylase: MSQFDNVAVIKKANVYFDGKCVSHTIILADGSKKTVGVILPGTYTFNTGAPELMEVEDGHCVVKIAGSAHPVEVIGGQAFNVPGNSSFDIEVTETLHYVCHFD
- a CDS encoding argininosuccinate synthase, producing the protein MSDVKKVVLAYSGGLDTSVILKWLQDTYQCEVVTFTADLGQGEELAPAREKAIKFGIKPENIYIDDVREEFVRDFVFPMFRANALYEGEYLLGTSIARPLIAKRLIEIARETKADAISHGATGKGNDQVRFELGAYALMPEVKVIAPWREWDLLSREKLMAYAEANGIEVDMKHKNGGAPYSMDANLLHISFEGRHLEDPKSEAEESMWRWTVSPEAAPDAAEFVDLEFENGDVVAINGTRLKAHEVLAKLNELGGKHGIGRLDLVENRYVGMKSRGCYETPGGTILMKAHRGIESITLDREVAHLKDDLMPRYASLVYNGYWWSPEREALQVLIDHTQKNVNGWVRVKLYKGSVSVVARDSKDTLFDQTIATFDDDGGAYNQADAGGFIKLNALRLRIAGKKGR